The following nucleotide sequence is from Halogeometricum borinquense DSM 11551.
TTGCCAAAGAGTCTCAGGAGATCACCATCCGCATCGACGAGCGCCGCTACGGAAAAGAGGTAACGGTCATCGAAGGGTTCGACCCAAAAGACGTCGATATGGACAGCTTGTCCTCCGACCTGAAGTCGAAGTTCGCCTGCGGCGGGACGGTGGAGGACGGTTCCATCGAACTCCAAGGGAATCACACCGGACGCGTGGAGGACTTCCTCCGCAACAAGGGTTTCAACGTCGCCTAACAGACCGTTACTTCTCGAACACCGAGCGGTTTTCGTCCCTACTTTCACTCTCGTGACTGACGAGTTCGGCGTCGTCGTCTCGACGAGCTATCCCCTCTCTCGGTAGGGGGTCTCAGTACGTCAACTAGGATCAGAACGGCGCTTCCGGCCCCTCGTCGGGTTCGGCCGCTGTCTTCTGTTCTTCTAACGGACCCTCCCACGCTTCGAGTCCACCGCGCATGCTCTCGACGCGCGCGTCGGCTGTTCCCTCGTAGGATTTGATGAGGCGGGCCGCTTGGATGCTCGCTTTGCCGTGCGGACACACAGTGACGATGCGGTCGGCACCCTCAAGCGATGCAACGCGGTCGGGTAACTCCGCGAACGGAACGTTCTCGCTGCCGGGGATGTGAAACCGGGCGAACGAACCGGGAGACCGGATGTCAACGACGCGCGGTGGGTCCTCGCTGTCGAGTAACGACTCGACTTCCGAGGGGTCAATCTCGTCGTCCATACCCGGTGGAAACGGACGCCGAGAGATAAGCGTGCGGGTGCGTGGTCGGTTCAGCCGCTCGCTTAGAGCAAGCCCTCTTCGCGTGCGAGGAGCACTCCTTCGAGAGTGGCGTCGTTCGTCGGTTGCTCCCGCGATACCTTGACGGCTTCTTCGACGGGCACCGTGTGGACCGAGAGGAATTCGTTGTCGTCTAAGTCGCGTTCAACCGGTGTGAGTCCCTCGGCGAAGACGAATCCGCGTCGGTGTCTGAGAACGCCGGTCGAACACCAGCACTCTTCCAGTACCGAACTGCTCGTCGCGTCGAATCCTGTCTCTTCACGTAGTTCGCGCTCGGCGGCTTGCGTGTAGGATTCGCCGCCCTCGACGATACCGGCGGGCAGTTCCAGTTGCGTCTGTCGAATCGTCGGGCGATACTGCTCGACAAATATCACCTGCCCGTCTTCAACTGCAATGACGACGACTGCCGTGGCCAGTTCCGCCCAGTAGTAGCGCTTCGTGCTCCCGTTCGGTTGTTCGACGAGGTCGTAGCCGCCCGTGAACCACCCCGTTTCGTACTCGACCGCTGACTCCAGTACGGGCCACTCGGGATCCGGCAACGACTCGTGACGGCGTCCGTCTCCGTTCATTGTCTCCCGTTCGGGTCGCCCGATGCTTAATCCGCCGGGTTCAGTCTTCGTGCTTTGTCTCCCCGTGTTCCGTCTTCGAATCACCGTCTTCGAATCGCGGGCGATAGATTCGACTGAACGCCTGTCTGCGGAGGGTTCCAACTGCCGCGTCGCGTTCGTTCTGGAACGTTGCGGCGACGGCGACATCCGCGAACGGGGCGGCGTGCCAGACGACGCGTTCGACGTTGGGACTGCCGAGTTGCGTCACCTCGTACGCTGGATGGTCGTCGGTCCACGCGTCGAACTCCTCGTGTGCGCCGACGTGGACGGCAAGTCGTTCGGCGAACAGGACGTTTCGCGCCGTCTCGACTACCTCTCCAGTAACGCGCTCTTGGTACTCCTCGCGGTCGAATGACATGGCCCTCGCCGTCTCGCGGACGATCTGTTGAGCGGTCGGACCGGACGCCTCAAACGCCTCGCGCGCCTCGCGTTCGCTCTCGGGAGCGAGTGTACCAAGTATCTCCATACGGCTACCTGACTCGCGAGGCGACGAACGCCTTTCGGTCGTGGGTCGTGAGTCGCTAGTCGCCAGTCGTCGGCCGTGAGTCGGCAGTCGTCAATCGTCGGCCGTGAGTCGGCAGTCGTCAGCGACGCGTCCGTTACGATATGCTGTCCTGCTCTCTGCGACCGTTACGCCTCGTCGCCCTCGTCGGCGTCGTCTGCATCCCCGTCGCTGTCTTCCAGCATCTCCCGCGTCAACGCCTGTGCCTCCTCGATAACGGCTTGCGCGTCGGCGTCGAGCGAGTCACGCCGTCCGGAACGTGGTATATCCATCTGCTCGGGTGTACCGGTGTCGTCACCGAACAAGGAGTCGTGGTCGTGTCCGGCGTGGTCGTGGACCGTATCCTCGAACACGGCTTCGTACTCCGCCTCCTCGGCTAACTCGGTCACGCGGGCGGCGAGTTCGTCGGGACTCGATGACGACCACTCGGGGACGTGTTCGTCCAACCATGACTCGTGTTCGGCGCCGTGTGTCATCGCCGTGAACGCGAGATGGTTTGCGAGGTGCTCTCCGTCCTGTTGCGGCACGTCACAGACGGGACAGGCGTAGCCCATGCTCATGCGTTACAGAGCGCAGTACAAGGGTCGTACGGTCCGAGCTATAGGTTCGCCAGCGTCGAAGGATCCTCGACGACGACGACACCGTCCTCCGAGATGGTGACGTTGTAGCCGACGTACGTAAATCGGACCCGTGACTGCGCTGCGCCGTCTGTGGACGGGTATCCGCCGTCCGTCGCGGGGCGGCCGCGACTGCGCGCTGGTTCGAACAGACTCTCTAATGCGTCGGGGTCAACGATGGAACCGACTGGCGGTAGCGTCATTGCATCGTCCGGGTTGCCCGTCCACGCCTCCGCAGCGGCGCGGGCGATAGTAACTGCAAGACAGTCCTCTCCGTTCCAGTCGTGTTGAACGACAACTCTCGACCGCTCCTTTACGTCTCGTCCTGTCCCTTCCGTTGTTGTATCATCCATGGGTCATCCCGTCGGCCCCCACGCCGACAGACACTACTGGGCGTTCTGGGCTAATAGTCGTCATCTCTACTATCGTATACTGTCTCTCCGTAGACTTTCTATTCGAATAGTATGACAGATATTTGTCAGTCTAAAATGAGTTCGATCAGTTTGCGCTCTGCGGCTCGGAGGTGGTACTGAAAGGTCGGCGAGGAGACATCGAACGCTTCCGAGAGCGTCGAGACGGATGTCTTGCGCGGCCAGTCGTACAGTCCTCCGTGGAGTGCGGCCGAGATTGCTTCTCGCTGTCGTTCGGTCCACACTTCGTCGAGGCGCGCTCGGAAACTCCCGACCGAGTCGGTCGGTTCCGTGAGCGTTCGACGAGCAGCGAGCGTCGTCCGGGAGTACGTTGCGGCGAATGCGTCCACGACCGACCGCACGCTTACATCCGAAGGAATCGTCAGCGACACTGTACAGACGCCGTTTTCGGCCACCATCTCGCGGAGTCTGCCACGTCCAGCGTACACTGTCTCGAACGGCGTCGTGTCCGCCGGCTGGACCTCATAGAGGTGTTCGTCGTCGTCCTCATCGGTGAGTTCGCGGGCGAGCGTTCCCGGCGGAAGGGCGTCCCGCACGGCGTTCTTCGGCGCGGCAGTTCGGACGAACGTCCGGTAGTCGCCCTCTGCTGTCGGGACGACACCGGTCACCGTCGCCGTCTCGCCGGTTGCCGTCGAGAGACGGACCAAGAAATGCTGGTCGTCTCGAATCTCTAATTCAACTTCGGTTTGCCGCTCGTCAAGAATCGGCTGTGTCCGCCCGAGACGGTCGATAACTGCTCCTAACGTCTCTCCGAGTTCGACCAGTACGTCGCCGTCCTCTCCGGCGAACGTGTCCGGGCGCGTGCCGTGAACGACGAGAAGTCGGTCGTTACCTGCGGGGACGACGGCGATGGACCGAAAGCCCTGTGCGAGGGCGTCCCGGCGATGCGGTTCCCACGCTGGGTCGTCCAATACGTCATTTACGACCGCACGTCGGCCCGTCGAAGCGACTCGTGAGAGCAACTCGGGGAACGGCGATGTCTGCGCCGCTTCGGTGAGCCGGGCTGCATAGCTGTCTTCGACGCCTGTCGTCGTCATGGGCACCACCCTGTCGTCGCTATTTGCTTCTTCGGGGGCCTCACAGAGCCACGCGAACTGGTACGGTTCGGCTTCTACTAACCGTTCACACGCCCGCGCTGTCGCCTCTTCTGTCGTGGTCGCATGGACGACGGAGCGCGTCACCTCTCTGACCGTTCGGTTGATACGGTTCAACTGCGTCAGCCGCTCGTTTTGCTGTTCGAGTTGCTGGTCCCTGCTTCGCAGCGCCTGCTTCGTCTCGACGCTTCCTAGCAACTCTCCCATCGTCGCTGCCAGCAGGCCGAGCATCTCGGCGTCGGTCTCCCGGATTGTCGCACCCGATAGCCGCTCGACAGCGAGGACGCCGTACTGACCCACTGGCACGAACTGGACCGTTGTTCCCTCCTCAACGCGCACCATTCGCTCCTCGGTGAAAGCAACCCAGCAGGGATCGTTCTCGGACTCGACAGGGGCGTCGCGGTTCACGCCGTCCGACTGGTACCGCCCTCGGTCTACTTCGTCCGACTGCGGGTGTCGTTCGAGTGTCCGCGTCGTGGCGTCATAGTCGAAAAAGGCGGCCCGACAGGGATCAAACAAGCTGTGACAGCCTTCGATAGTTCGCGTCACGACGGCGTCGGCGTTGTCGGCCTGCGCCATCTCGCGCGTCCGTTCGTGGAGCATCGTGAGCGACCGCTCGCGGTGACGTCGCTCGGTCACGTCGCGGGCGACGCCGACAGTGCCGACGAACTGATCCGTCTCTTCGTCCACAATCGCTGAAAAGTGCGTCTCGATCCACACCTCGGTGCCGTCGGGTAGTTCCGCTTTGAACTCCATCCGCTTTGGCTCGCCTGTTCGTGCGGCCTCCGCTTGGATGAGGGCGCTTTCGGCAGCGGTGTCTTCGTCGATAAGCTCGGTGGTGTGCATGCCGATGAGCGATTCTTGTTCGCGGCTGAACATCTCCGCGAACGCTTGGTTGACCTGCACGATGTGCTGGTCGGAATCCAGTGCGTACACACCGTCATCGGCCGCCTCGACCATCCGCTCGTATCGAAGCAGTTCCATCTCGCGCTCGGTCCGGTCAGTTATGTCTGCGAAGTAGACCGAAAGCCCCGCCTGCGAGGGGTACGCCTCCACCTCGTACCAGCGGTCGTGCGGTGGGAAGTACGACTCGAACGACACCTTTTCGCCGGTCTTGACCGCCTTTTCGTACCGTTCGCGGAACGGTTTGACAGCGTCGCTGTCGAACAGATCCCAGTAGTTCGTCCCGACGACTTCGCTGGCGGCCGTGTCCAGCAGTCGCTCGGCCTCTGGATTCATGTACGTCACACGCCAGTCGTTGTCCAGACCGATGAGGCCCTGATCCATTCGGCTGAACATCTCTTCTAACGTCGTCCGGAGCGTCTCGCGTTCGATGACCGCCGCGATGAGTGCGGCGACGTTTTCGGTGAATCTGGCGTCAGTCTCGTCGAACGCGCCGCTCTCCGAACTGTGAACTGTAAGCACACCCCATGGTTCGGTGCCACCCCCGACGACGACACTTAACTCGCTGCCGGCATCGAGGTGAGCAGTCAGTTCTGTCGTCTCGCTCGACAGGTCGTTTTCGACGACTGGCTCTCGGTTCGTGAGTGCCCGTCCCGGCCCGGAGTCGAGTCCGACGGCGACGCCGCCGACGTAGACTTGCGGCCAGCCTTTGGCGGCGACAATCGACAGGTCACCGTGTTCAGGGCGCGACTGGAGGAGAGCGGCCCGCCCGGCATCGAGCGTTTCGGTAACGATTTCGACGGTTTCGGCGAACACTTCCTCTCGCGCCGGCCCGGAGAGCGCGAACGCGCCGAGATCTGAAAGCGCTCGCTGTTGTCTGTCGAGTTGCGCCCGCTTTTTGTCCGTCCGATAGGAGTCAGCGGCCGCCTCCATCCGGTTGGCTAACCACGTCGCCTCCGCATCCACTCCCCGGACGGCGAGATAGTCTACGACATCCGTCGAGAGTGCGATTTCTGCGATACTGTCCTCTCTGTCACCGATCAGCAAAACGGGGACAGCGGCGGCCTCAGGATCGAAATCCCCCGACGAGACGACTTCCATGGTGGCGAGGATACAGTCTGTGGCCTCGAAGACGGTCGAATTTCCCTCGGGTTGTTCGACCCACCTGAGCGTTGCGTCGTCGAACGCCGCCTCGAATCGCTCGGTATGGAACCGGGATGGCAACGTGCCGACGACCAAGACGGTGTACGAGTCGGTCACTGCCGAGTACTGCGACCCCGAGAAGTATCACCTTATCGCAGGTTAGTCCTGCCACGCATCCACGTCGAGAACCATAAGCAGGGCGTCCTCACCATCTGCGTAGTAAGACGGGACTCGTCGCGCGGGTTCGAAGCCCATCTTACGGTACAGCGACAGCGCCGGTTCGTTGCCGACGCGGACTTCGAGTTTGACGAGCGCGGCCCCGGAGAACGAAAGCGAGACGAGTCCACGCTGGAGGAGACGGCGGCCGAGACCGATACCGCGCGCCTCCGGCGTGACGGCGATATCTTTGATGTGGCCGAGGTCTCGCCCGTGATTTGGCATCACGTCCGCGACGATGTAGCCGACGACGTTCCCCTCGTTGACGGCGACGAGAAAGCCCGGTTCGTCGAGAAATGACTCGAACGCCGTGTAGGGCCACGGCTCGGTAAAGCAGGTCTTCTCGATACCCAACACTTCGAGCAGGTCGGCACGCTCCGCGCGACGAATCGTCACGTCCGACAACGAGTCGCCCGACTCGGAACCGGGTTCGGATTCGCTCGTCTCGTCGTCGGTGTTCACCTCGCGCTCTGGTCCCGGAGAGGTCACTTTTCGTTGGTACGCCCGGTGCGTGCAAAAGTTCAATGGTCGTTCGTGTGCGAAGACGCCGCTTACCAATGCTGCCGCAGTGCCTTCGTGAAGCGCACTGCTATCGCTCGGCGGATCGCGTCGAAAAAACGTAGCGTGTTGTGTGTCGCTTAGTCGTCCGCGGGCGTCGCGCCGCTACTGCCCTCTTGCTCGTACTGCTCTTTCGTGAGGCGGAGCTTGCCACCCGCAGAGAGGATACGACGTTCGCGCTCGGAGGCGTCCAGCTGTGCCGTGGCTTCCCAGTCGTCGTTCACGCGGATGGTGAACTCCTCTTGACCGGATTCGACGGCCGCTGCAACGTCCGTGACGACTTCGACGTCGTCGCCCTGCTCGATCTTCTCGTACGTCTCCTCGTCGATTGCGAGGGGGAGAATACCGAAGTTGAACAGGTTCGCCTTGTGGATGCGGGCGAACGACTGCGCCAGCACAGCCTCGATACCGAGGTACTGCGGGCACATGGCGGCGTGTTCACGCGAGGAACCCTGACCGTAGTTCTCACCTGCGACGAGGACACCGCCGTCGGCGTCCATCGAGCGCTGTGCGAACGTATCGTCCACGCGCGAGAGCGTGAACTCGGAGAGCTTCTCGATGTTCGAGCGGAACTTGAGGATGTCCGACGTGGCCGGAATGATGTGGTCCGTCGTGATGTTGTCGTCCATCTTCAGGAGCGCTTCGCCCTGAATGTCCGCTTCGAGCGGCTCGCCAATCGGCGCGTTGCCGATGTTCGGACCCTTGATGAGTTCGTCGTCAACGGCCTCATCAGGCGAGATGAGGTCGGCTTTCGAGCCGTCGTACTTGTCGGGGAGTTCGACGCCGGGCGCTTCGAGGTCGTCGAGTTCGTCGGCGAGGTCGCGCGGATCGACGATTTCGCCTTTGAGCGCCGCGGCAGCGGCGACTTCCGGCGAGCAGAGATAGACGTTGTCGTCCTCGATACCGGAGCGACCCTCGAAGTTGCGGTTGAACGTCCGCAGAGAGACGGAGTCGGAGGCGGGAACGTGACCGATGCCGATACAGGCACCACACGTCGCCTCGGAGAAGTTGACACCGGCAGCCATCATTTCGGCAGCCCAGCCCTGACGGGCGAGGATCTCGGAAGCCTGCTTCGAACCGGGTGCGACGATCATCTCCGTCTTCTTGTTCACTTCGCGGTCTTCGAGCATCTTCGCGGCCGGAAGGATGTCCTCGTAGCCACCGTTCGTACAGGAACCGACGATAACCTGCTCGACGGACTCGCCCGCAACCTCGCGGACGGGTACGACTTTGTCAGGCATCGACGGGCAGGCGATGAGCGGTTCGAGATCCGAGAGATCGACGACGATTTCGTCGGCGTACTCGGCGTCCTCGTCGGGCGAGAGTTCGACGTACTCGTCCTCACGACCCTGTCGTGCGAGGTAGTCTTTGGTCTCCTCGTCCGTCGGGAAGATGGACGAGGTGGCACCGAGTTCCGTACCCATGTTCGTGATCGTCGTTCGCTCGGGGACGGTGAGCGTCTCGACGCCCGGGCCGGTGTACTCGAACACCTTGCCGACGCCACCCTTCACGGAGAGACGGCGGAGCAGTTCGAGGATGACGTCCTTTGCGGTGGCCCATTCGGGGAGCTCACCTTCGAGACGGATGTTGACGACTTCCGGCATCTCGACGTAGTATGCGCCGCCACCCATGGCGACGGAGATGTCGAGGCCACCCGCACCGATTGCGAGTTGACCGAGGCCGCCGGGCGTCGGCGTGTGGGAGTCCGAACCGAGGAGCGTCTTGCCGGGTGCGGCGAAGTTCTCCTTGTGGACGTTGTGACAGATACCGTTGCCGGGACGGGAGAAGTGAGCACCGTACGTCCCTGCCGCAGAGCGGAGGAAACGGTGGTCGTCGGTGTTCTTGAAGTCGAACTGGTACGTCTGGTGGTCGCAGTACTGCGCCGCCAGTTCAGTCTGCACTTCGTCGAGTTCGAGCGCCTCGAACTGCAGCCAGACCATCGTACCGGTTGTGTCCTGTGTGAGGACCTGATCGATCTCGATTCCGATCTCCTCTCCGGGTTCGAGTTCCCCTTCGACGAGGTGGTCATCGAGAATTTTTTCCGTGAGCGTCTGTCCCATAACGTCCCGATTTCGACTGTCTACGATTATAAATCCCGCGTGTTTGAGGTCAGACGTATGTTCATTATATGCATATTCTGACCTACATGGACAATAGTGAACGTGGACGAGGGCAGGCGATTCGTTTTTCGGATCATGTCAAATTACGGATTAGTGTCTCCTTTCTCGGTTGCAGACTCACGGAAGCGACCCGCGAAAATATTCAGACGCTTCGGTACTGTTGTGGCATCATCCACCCAAAATCGGCCATTCTGGCTCGACTGTTTGTTGGAACAAAACAAGTATTACGGACAAACGCAACCAGTGTCTCATGGATGACTCTCTCGTAGCGAGAGTGTGGGGGGACGTCACCGAACGCGTTGGTGACGACCTACGAGCAGTCACACAGTACGAGGCGACATCGTTCGCGACTCGAATGCGGGAGGATCTTCGAGACGTGTACGATGCCGACGACAACCAGACGATAGTGGACGATACGATCGTCACGCTATTGAGCGGCCGTGACAGCGAGCGAACGCTCGAAACCGGTGAGTTTCGCGCATTCGTTCGCGTATTCGACGACGCGTGGATTCTCACGTGGGTCGATGGCCTGCCGAAGAAGTCCGGGTTCCTCATCTCCATCGAACGAGACGGAGAAACGGCGACGATGAACGACGTAGAGTGGTGTATTCAGTATCTGGACGAAGAGATTGAACCGCTGATAGAGTGACTTCGTCGCGTCCAGAACGATAGCACTTTGCCTTTCCTCGAACCCACTCCGGTATGTTTCGATCCGGTTCGTTCGTTGCCGACCACGTGGAACCGATAGCTGACTCGCAAGTTCAACCGAACGGCGTCGATCTGACGCTCGACTCGCTTTACGAGCAGGTTTCGCCCGGACGGCTCGGCGTTGACGGCAAAGAAATCGGCGACAGAGAACCCGTCTCAGCGGATTCGGACGACGGCTCGTACGTCCTCCCGCCCGGTGGGTACATCCTTCAGTACGCCGAGACAATTCACATTCCCGAGGGCCACGTCGGCTTTCTCTATCCCCGGTCGTCGCTCATGCGCAACTCCTGTATGCTCAACACGGCTGTCTGGGACGCCGGATACGAAGGGAAAGGAGAGGGTCTGTTGCAGGTTCACCACGACATCGAACTCGAACCCGGCGCGCGAATTGCTCAACTCGTCCTCGCGCGCGGGAACCACGATGATGTGTACGACGGGAGCTATCAGGGCGAACGAGTCAACTCCCCCGAAAGATAGATTCGGGTTCGGCTCGTTCGTACTCCCAGCTTGTCAGATGGCGGCCGCTACGCAATGACCGAAACTCCAACAGAGATCTACCGGTCGATCTTCCACGAGACGCCGAATCCGACTGTCATTACGGACGAGTCGTTCTCTATCGTCGATGTCAACGAAGCCTGTCTGGAGTTTACGGGATACACCCGCGAGGAGATTCTCGGGTCGCCGCCGCTATTTCTCGTGAACGACTCGCAGACGTACGAGGAGATGGTGGACACGTTGGCCGCCGGGGAACCGTGGGAGGGTGAGATCGAAGCCGTGACCAAGTACGGCGAACGTGTCTTCGGTTACGGTGCAACGTTCCCGCTCATAACCGATGGCGAACTCGTCGGTTACGCGGGTATCTTTATCGACCTCTCGGAACGCCGCCGGAGCGAGCAGACCGTCAGCGTCCTTAACCGCGTCCTTCGACACAACATCCGCAACGACGCGAACGTCATCGGAGGCGTCCTTTCGACGATCAAACATGCCGTTTCGGGCGTCGAACGCGAACTCGTCGAGAAGGCACTGGAGCGAATCGAGCGACTGCTCGACAGAGCCGAGACCGCCCGTGACCTCCACCAACTTCTCGAACGGTCTTCGACTGCTCTCGTACCACGGGACCTCTGTAACGTGGTCGAAACGACCGCCCCGAAACTAGTCGATGAACGGACGACGCTCCATCTCGATGTACCCGACGATCCTGTCTGGATTCTCGCAGACGACGCACTTTCACGCGGTGTCGCCGCCGTCGTGGAGAATGCGGTCGAGTACAATCAGGACGCTTCTCCAATGATCTGGATTCATGTGGAGACGACGCCGGACGAGGTCGTGTTGACCGTCGAAGACAACGGTCCCGGTATCGAACCCGAACAGGCTGAGTTCCTGTTCGGTCAATGTGAAGACTCCCAACTTCGGCACGGGCAGGGTCTCAGCTTATTCTTCGTCGACCGACTGCTCGACTTCTACGGTGGGTCGGTCACGTACCGCCCGCGCAGTCCGACTGGCTCGATCTTCGAGTTGCGGTTCCGCCACGTCTCCCGGCCGACGTGATGCTCCCGGCTCCGGGAACGCTATCCGTTCACAATAACTCGGTCAACGACAGGCGTTTCGCCCCCGAGAGAGGCACTCGACGCCGATATCGTCGTTACTACAGCCGTCACAAAACATTCGGGCTACCCAAAGGCACATTTATGCGCACCTCCAAGCCCCGTTAGCAGATGTCCAGAAGCCCTTCGCTTCCCGAACGTCCTCGGCTTGACCTCGATCCCGAGATGTCGGATGCCGAGCGCCTGTCTGCACTTCGGCAGCACTTCGAGCGTCTCAGAGAGGTCAACCGAGAACTCGACGACCGTCTGACGGAGGCGACAGACCGTCGTGATGATCTCCAGTCTGAAGTCGATCAACTCAAGCGTCGTAACGAGACGTTGAAAACTTCGTCGCTGTACATTGCGACGGTCGAGGAGGTCACCGACGATGGCGTCGTCATCAAGCAACACGGCAACAACCAAGAGGTCCTGACGGACACGTCGCCTCACCTCGAATCGCAGGTCGAAGCGGGCGACAGAGTGGCCATCAACGACTCCTTTGCCATCCAGACCGTCCTTGACGACGAAACGGACGCCCGCGCGCAGGCGATGGAAGTCGATGCGTCGCCCGACGTGACGTACGACGACATCGGCGGTATCGACGACCAGGTGCGCGAGGTGCGCGAGGCAGTCGAGGACCCGCTCTCGAACCCCGAGATGTTCGCAAAAGTCGGTGTCGAGCCGCCGTCCGGTGTCCTCTTACACGGACCGCCGGGAACCGGCAAGACGATGTTGGCGAAGGCTGTCGCCAACGAGACGGACGCGACGTTCATCAAGATGGCCGGATCCGAACTCGTCCGGAAGTTCATCGGTGAGGGTGCCCGACTCGTCCGCGACCTCTTCGAACTCGCCGCCGACCGCGAACCCGCGGTCATCTTTATCGACGAAATCGACGCCGTCGCCTCCAAGCGCACGGACTCGAAGACCTCCGGCGATGCCGAAGTCCAGCGGACGATGATGCAGTTGCTCAGTGAGATGGACGGTTTCGACGACCGCGGCGAGATTCGCATCATGGCCGCGACGAACCGCTTCGACATGCTGGACGAGGCTATCCTCCGTCCGGGCCGGTTCGACCGCCTCATCGAGGTGCCGAACCCCGACCCCGAGGGCATCGTGAAGATTCTCGAAATCCACACGCGCGAGATGAACATCGCCGACGACGTGGACTTCGAGGAACTGGCCGAGGAACTCGACGGCCAGTCCGGTGCGGATATCGCCTCGTTGACGACCGAAGCGGGGATGTTCGCCATCCGCGACGACCGTACTGAGGTTCGCCGCGTGGACTTCGACGACGCCATCGAGAAGATGCGCGACGCCGAGGACTCGCGCTCGATTCCGGGGCACACCGACTACCAGTACTAACTGGACATCGACATTCGTCGCTCTCCGACGGTCGTTTCGTAACTCCTTATTCTCCGCGGCGACGTTCTCCGACGATGAACACGATCTACGTCGTTCGCGGTGTGGGAACCGCCCCTACCGAAATGGCGTCGTACGACGCTGCACTCGCCGCCGCCAACATCCACAACTACAACCTCGTCGCTGTCTCTTCTGTCATTCCCGCCGACACCACGGTGGAGGAAGTAGACACCGCACCCGACCTTGGTCCGGCAGGCAACCGCCTCACCGTTGTCGAAGCGCGCGCGACGACGAGCGACGCGGGAACCGTTTCGGCCGGACTCGGATGGACGGTCGGTCCCGGCCCGGGACTGTTCTACGAGGCGTCCGGCGCGGACGCCGAGGAGGTCCGTCACGCTATCGAGGCGGGACTCAGTTCTGGTCGGAACCTCCGAGATTGGCAGTTTGACAACGAACGCGTCACAACGACGACGGCAGACGCCGACGGCGAGGGATACACGACTGCCATTACCGTGGCCGCGTACGGACAGAGCGAACCGATTTTCTGAGGACGACTAACGGCTTTCTGATTTCGTCTCTCTCGGCTGAGTCCATCGACTAGCGACGATTTCGACCGCATTTCTGAAGCTTCCGACGGCTTTATCTGCGGCGTTCCCGTAGGGTTGATGACTCATTCCTCATGAACGGAAACAACCCCTACGCGGGTGCTCCCGGTGTGGTAGATGCAGGTCGCCCGGAGGAGTCCGAACTTTCCACGGCGCAGGTTCGGCGACTTCGTGAGGCCGTCGCCGGTATCGTCACGCGGACGCAGACGTACCTCCCAGAAGGCTACGCTGTGGGTTCGGAACTCTCCTACGGGTCCAACGGCCCGCAGGCGACTGTTGCCGTCCACCCGCCGGTCGGTCGGCCAATCAGCGCCGGATTCACGCCGGACGAGGAGGATCTGGACTCGGGACTCACTGAATCGGACCGCGACGAGGTGGCTCAGGGACTCGCTGCCTCCGCGGCGTTTCAGGTGATGAACGCTGTCGGCGACGAGTTGACGCCGACCGCTCGGTAATCCACGTCTGCTCCGTTTTGGCCGTC
It contains:
- a CDS encoding pyruvoyl-dependent arginine decarboxylase, which produces MNTIYVVRGVGTAPTEMASYDAALAAANIHNYNLVAVSSVIPADTTVEEVDTAPDLGPAGNRLTVVEARATTSDAGTVSAGLGWTVGPGPGLFYEASGADAEEVRHAIEAGLSSGRNLRDWQFDNERVTTTTADADGEGYTTAITVAAYGQSEPIF
- a CDS encoding PAS domain-containing sensor histidine kinase — its product is MTETPTEIYRSIFHETPNPTVITDESFSIVDVNEACLEFTGYTREEILGSPPLFLVNDSQTYEEMVDTLAAGEPWEGEIEAVTKYGERVFGYGATFPLITDGELVGYAGIFIDLSERRRSEQTVSVLNRVLRHNIRNDANVIGGVLSTIKHAVSGVERELVEKALERIERLLDRAETARDLHQLLERSSTALVPRDLCNVVETTAPKLVDERTTLHLDVPDDPVWILADDALSRGVAAVVENAVEYNQDASPMIWIHVETTPDEVVLTVEDNGPGIEPEQAEFLFGQCEDSQLRHGQGLSLFFVDRLLDFYGGSVTYRPRSPTGSIFELRFRHVSRPT
- the pan2 gene encoding proteasome-activating nucleotidase Pan2, which produces MSRSPSLPERPRLDLDPEMSDAERLSALRQHFERLREVNRELDDRLTEATDRRDDLQSEVDQLKRRNETLKTSSLYIATVEEVTDDGVVIKQHGNNQEVLTDTSPHLESQVEAGDRVAINDSFAIQTVLDDETDARAQAMEVDASPDVTYDDIGGIDDQVREVREAVEDPLSNPEMFAKVGVEPPSGVLLHGPPGTGKTMLAKAVANETDATFIKMAGSELVRKFIGEGARLVRDLFELAADREPAVIFIDEIDAVASKRTDSKTSGDAEVQRTMMQLLSEMDGFDDRGEIRIMAATNRFDMLDEAILRPGRFDRLIEVPNPDPEGIVKILEIHTREMNIADDVDFEELAEELDGQSGADIASLTTEAGMFAIRDDRTEVRRVDFDDAIEKMRDAEDSRSIPGHTDYQY
- a CDS encoding DUF5811 family protein, which produces MNGNNPYAGAPGVVDAGRPEESELSTAQVRRLREAVAGIVTRTQTYLPEGYAVGSELSYGSNGPQATVAVHPPVGRPISAGFTPDEEDLDSGLTESDRDEVAQGLAASAAFQVMNAVGDELTPTAR
- a CDS encoding deoxyuridine 5'-triphosphate nucleotidohydrolase — translated: MFRSGSFVADHVEPIADSQVQPNGVDLTLDSLYEQVSPGRLGVDGKEIGDREPVSADSDDGSYVLPPGGYILQYAETIHIPEGHVGFLYPRSSLMRNSCMLNTAVWDAGYEGKGEGLLQVHHDIELEPGARIAQLVLARGNHDDVYDGSYQGERVNSPER
- a CDS encoding aconitate hydratase; translation: MGQTLTEKILDDHLVEGELEPGEEIGIEIDQVLTQDTTGTMVWLQFEALELDEVQTELAAQYCDHQTYQFDFKNTDDHRFLRSAAGTYGAHFSRPGNGICHNVHKENFAAPGKTLLGSDSHTPTPGGLGQLAIGAGGLDISVAMGGGAYYVEMPEVVNIRLEGELPEWATAKDVILELLRRLSVKGGVGKVFEYTGPGVETLTVPERTTITNMGTELGATSSIFPTDEETKDYLARQGREDEYVELSPDEDAEYADEIVVDLSDLEPLIACPSMPDKVVPVREVAGESVEQVIVGSCTNGGYEDILPAAKMLEDREVNKKTEMIVAPGSKQASEILARQGWAAEMMAAGVNFSEATCGACIGIGHVPASDSVSLRTFNRNFEGRSGIEDDNVYLCSPEVAAAAALKGEIVDPRDLADELDDLEAPGVELPDKYDGSKADLISPDEAVDDELIKGPNIGNAPIGEPLEADIQGEALLKMDDNITTDHIIPATSDILKFRSNIEKLSEFTLSRVDDTFAQRSMDADGGVLVAGENYGQGSSREHAAMCPQYLGIEAVLAQSFARIHKANLFNFGILPLAIDEETYEKIEQGDDVEVVTDVAAAVESGQEEFTIRVNDDWEATAQLDASERERRILSAGGKLRLTKEQYEQEGSSGATPADD
- the rimI gene encoding ribosomal protein S18-alanine N-acetyltransferase → MSDVTIRRAERADLLEVLGIEKTCFTEPWPYTAFESFLDEPGFLVAVNEGNVVGYIVADVMPNHGRDLGHIKDIAVTPEARGIGLGRRLLQRGLVSLSFSGAALVKLEVRVGNEPALSLYRKMGFEPARRVPSYYADGEDALLMVLDVDAWQD